The following proteins come from a genomic window of Spirochaetota bacterium:
- a CDS encoding glutaredoxin: MGILNEEVKKQLTSILSQLKSNVGIAYFTQEFECPTCRDTHVFLDELTALSPRLSLVSYEFRKDSARAKELGVERIPAVVLLDNDGKDTRIKFYGFPGGYEINSFLGAILEVSGIKESLPQTLSARIAKISKDTHIQVFVTLGCPYCPAAVMTAHRLALENPKIRADMVEASTFTPLAIKYNVSSVPKIVINDRVELIGAQPIEAILDAIEKL; the protein is encoded by the coding sequence ATGGGCATACTGAACGAAGAAGTTAAAAAGCAGCTCACCTCGATCCTCAGCCAGCTCAAATCCAATGTCGGGATAGCCTATTTCACCCAGGAATTCGAATGCCCGACCTGCAGGGACACGCACGTGTTTCTCGATGAGCTCACCGCTCTCTCACCCAGACTTTCGTTGGTGTCCTACGAATTCAGGAAGGACAGCGCGCGGGCGAAAGAACTCGGGGTGGAACGCATTCCCGCGGTCGTCCTCCTTGACAACGACGGAAAGGACACGAGGATCAAGTTCTACGGATTTCCCGGCGGGTACGAGATCAACTCATTCCTGGGCGCAATACTCGAGGTTTCGGGAATCAAGGAATCGCTCCCGCAAACGCTGTCCGCACGCATAGCGAAGATAAGCAAGGATACCCACATCCAGGTATTCGTGACCCTGGGCTGCCCGTATTGCCCGGCAGCGGTCATGACCGCGCACCGTCTCGCGCTCGAAAACCCGAAGATCAGGGCCGATATGGTCGAGGCTTCCACGTTTACGCCGCTGGCGATCAAGTACAACGTAAGCTCGGTGCCTAAAATCGTGATCAACGATAGAGTCGAGTTAATCGGCGCCCAACCCATCGAAGCCATTCTCGATGCGATTGAAAAACTATAA
- a CDS encoding cytochrome c554 family protein, whose protein sequence is MKTGKTAFYLVCLTAALAILPIASFPGMPEGHYELSRFIAPEVCGGCHDTIYEQWKNSLHHLAQSDRVYRAAAFYYLEGLTDRDEIAEAESCVKCHTPVGFFSGFPVKTSEEKEGKVAGIAAQGVQCDFCHSATGARTLFNNNILLDPGHGESRPGTKRGPFADSRSDYHVSAHSKFHTGPEICAVCHDVRHVVYGTKLETTYEEWQASPYNSADSSKRLVCQDCHMYQRPGIPATGSTKRPKNPGLASADGPAREHVFTHFFVGGNSFIPSGSGDKVKAAMAVERLQNAAVLDLDVSAARAGSIVVTVKNTGAGHSLPTGLTDVRQVWLQVRVTDESGAPVFETGVPDANGYLPDGTILYNTVFGDGKGNPVENIAKAREVLKNRRVPAGGSLYETISVSPLAGKRFFVEAKLLYAVASQKLLDRVAGKGTIRVPIVTMAEIKKSI, encoded by the coding sequence ATGAAAACCGGAAAAACGGCCTTTTACCTCGTGTGCCTCACCGCTGCGCTCGCGATTCTGCCCATCGCCTCGTTCCCGGGTATGCCGGAAGGGCACTACGAACTCTCCCGTTTCATCGCGCCCGAGGTGTGCGGCGGCTGTCACGACACTATCTATGAACAGTGGAAAAATTCACTCCACCACCTCGCGCAAAGCGACAGGGTGTACCGCGCGGCCGCCTTTTACTACCTCGAGGGGCTCACCGATCGGGATGAAATTGCGGAAGCGGAATCGTGCGTGAAGTGTCATACGCCTGTGGGCTTTTTTTCCGGGTTCCCGGTTAAGACCTCGGAAGAGAAAGAGGGGAAAGTCGCCGGCATAGCGGCGCAGGGCGTGCAGTGCGATTTCTGCCACTCGGCTACCGGCGCCAGGACGCTTTTCAACAATAACATTCTCCTGGATCCGGGTCATGGGGAATCCAGGCCGGGAACGAAGCGCGGACCCTTCGCCGATTCCAGGTCGGACTATCACGTGAGCGCGCATTCGAAATTTCATACCGGCCCGGAGATATGTGCGGTGTGCCACGATGTGCGTCATGTCGTGTATGGAACGAAGCTCGAGACCACCTACGAGGAATGGCAGGCCAGCCCCTATAACTCGGCCGACTCCTCGAAGAGGCTCGTATGCCAGGATTGTCACATGTACCAGCGGCCGGGGATACCCGCGACGGGTTCGACGAAACGGCCGAAAAATCCCGGGCTCGCCTCCGCCGACGGTCCCGCGCGCGAACATGTGTTCACCCACTTTTTCGTGGGCGGCAACAGTTTCATTCCATCGGGATCCGGGGACAAGGTCAAGGCCGCGATGGCGGTAGAGCGCCTGCAGAACGCAGCCGTGCTCGATCTCGACGTGTCCGCGGCACGCGCGGGCTCGATCGTCGTGACGGTTAAAAATACCGGGGCCGGTCATTCCCTCCCGACGGGACTCACCGACGTGCGCCAGGTGTGGCTGCAGGTGCGCGTGACCGATGAATCAGGCGCCCCCGTCTTCGAGACGGGGGTCCCGGACGCGAACGGGTATCTCCCCGACGGTACAATCTTGTATAACACCGTCTTTGGCGACGGGAAGGGGAATCCCGTGGAGAACATCGCCAAGGCGCGCGAGGTGCTGAAAAACAGGCGCGTCCCCGCCGGGGGATCACTTTACGAGACGATAAGCGTTTCTCCCCTCGCGGGTAAAAGGTTTTTCGTGGAAGCGAAACTTCTGTACGCGGTCGCGTCGCAGAAACTGCTCGACAGGGTGGCGGGCAAGGGGACGATCAGGGTTCCAATCGTCACCATGGCGGAAATCAAAAAATCCATTTAA
- the lysA gene encoding diaminopimelate decarboxylase, with protein sequence MNSFGEYFTYRGSELVCEGVALRTVAAEFGSPLYVYTERGFVERFQEIDRAFSGMEHLICYSIKSNPNINLLKIMTAHGSGMDVVSGGEIYRALAAGADPRKIVFAGVGKTDEEIGYALDTGILMFNCESMLEIGEINRIALGKNMIADIAIRINPDVDANTHQYITTGKKENKFGIAIEHLKENLDALKGFTGVRLRGIHAHIGSQIARVEPFIDALDRQIVLIGELRGLGFDSIENINLGGGFGIRYKDEESFPVERLAGEIGKRIAPLGLRLIVEPGRYLSGNNGVLIVKVLYKKKSGGKTFLITDGAMNDLIRPSLYNAYQHILNCVLREGTEKADVVGPVCESGDFFAKDREVSLTGQGDYLAVMSAGAYGMSMASRYNSRRLPAEALIMPDGRARLIRARDLYEDLIAQERV encoded by the coding sequence ATGAACAGTTTTGGTGAATACTTCACCTACCGGGGTTCGGAGCTGGTGTGCGAAGGCGTCGCCCTTCGCACCGTGGCGGCCGAATTCGGCTCACCGCTCTACGTGTATACCGAGCGCGGATTTGTGGAACGGTTCCAGGAGATCGACCGCGCCTTCTCGGGCATGGAACACCTTATCTGTTATTCGATCAAGTCCAACCCGAATATTAACCTGTTGAAAATAATGACGGCCCACGGTTCGGGGATGGACGTGGTATCGGGCGGGGAAATTTACCGGGCGCTGGCCGCGGGGGCGGACCCCCGGAAGATCGTGTTTGCGGGCGTGGGGAAAACCGACGAGGAAATCGGGTACGCCCTGGACACGGGAATCCTCATGTTCAACTGCGAATCGATGCTGGAAATCGGCGAGATCAACCGGATCGCGCTGGGGAAAAATATGATCGCCGATATCGCGATCCGCATCAATCCGGACGTGGACGCGAACACCCACCAGTACATTACCACGGGCAAGAAGGAAAACAAGTTCGGGATCGCGATCGAGCACTTGAAGGAAAACCTGGATGCCCTGAAGGGCTTTACGGGGGTCAGGCTGCGCGGTATTCATGCGCATATCGGTTCGCAGATAGCGCGCGTGGAGCCTTTTATCGACGCGCTCGACCGGCAGATCGTGCTGATCGGCGAGCTCCGCGGGCTTGGATTCGACTCCATCGAAAATATCAATCTCGGGGGGGGCTTCGGCATTCGCTATAAGGACGAGGAATCGTTTCCCGTTGAAAGGCTCGCGGGCGAGATCGGGAAGCGCATCGCCCCGCTGGGTCTCAGGCTCATCGTGGAGCCGGGACGGTATCTGTCCGGTAACAACGGCGTACTCATCGTAAAGGTGCTTTATAAAAAGAAGAGCGGCGGAAAAACATTCCTCATTACCGACGGGGCGATGAACGACCTGATCAGGCCTTCGCTCTACAATGCCTACCAGCACATTCTCAATTGCGTCCTGCGCGAAGGGACGGAGAAGGCGGACGTGGTGGGACCGGTGTGTGAATCGGGGGATTTTTTCGCGAAGGATCGCGAGGTCTCGCTCACCGGGCAGGGGGATTATCTCGCGGTGATGTCGGCGGGCGCGTACGGCATGTCGATGGCCTCGCGCTACAATTCCCGCCGTCTTCCCGCCGAAGCGCTCATCATGCCGGACGGCAGGGCCCGCCTTATTCGCGCGCGGGACCTCTACGAGGATTTGATAGCCCAGGAACGGGTCTAA